The genomic DNA GAAAATCCATCCAGTCTTCATTCCTCCGTAGTGATAAACAGGTATGGGTTGAAAATCCTTGAGCTCATCCCAAAGAATTTTTAGACGGGTGTAGTAGGTATTGACATCAAGAGATCCTTGATTCAAGGCTAGTAAATgcctttgaatttgaaaaatcctTGGTGTATTGCTCTGATGGAATTTCTCACGCAAATTGTTCCAAATCTCAGCAGTAGAATCAATGTATAGTAGGCTATCGGTGACTTCGCAGTTCACAGAGTTGAGAATCTAGGAGGTAACCATGCTATTGCAGCATTTCCATGCCCCAAACAGTAGATCGTCACGATTTGGTCGAGAAACACTTCCATCGATGAACCCAATCTTACACTCTTATATCAAGAAGCCACTGTTAGAAGTTTGTTTTGAAGGgtgagtatgcttgtaaaaatATACTTTTTCGGTACCCTAATCCATTATCGATTGAACATACACATAGTGAGATTGTGATGTGAACATGGGTATATAAAGATAGTTAAAGTTAAAggtaatatgaaaaatatgatcaagataccgaagaaagaaaacattaaaaagagaattttattttgttctttttgtaaTAGTGTGTAGTGTATTAATAGTGTATTGATAGTATATTTTGATTAAGTTGTGCTATGTTTTAGTGGGGAGTTtggttttcttattttcttgatGCGTCTTGATAAAAGGTCTCTATGAAACTTGATCGAAActttgataatttggttatCTATGACGATTACTAATGCTTTCCGACCATTGCAAATGATGCTGTACCAGTAATAAAATTTAACGTGTTGTATTTTCATTCCACCATGTTTTGTTTGGCACCTTTAATCATATTCTACTTGCATatgtaaaaataagaaaataaaacccCAATCTCAATATATACACACGGGTTTGactatattttagaaaaaggCATCGCCAAGGATGTCATTTGCTCACGCCTTAATGGTATAATCTCCATCCGATATTAATTATTCTTTCAATTTGTTGTTGTTCCGTTATAGATCCTATATGCATATTAAGAAATTAAGaagttgattatttttaaaaacaacctATCCCAGcaagtattttgttttttactttcaaatattattttaaaaataacttgctAAACaccctaatttttataaaaacacttaTGAGTTTTTTCTACTTACTGGACAGTTCCATACAGAACCTTGAAAATGGCCCCCAATCAGAGAGTTtggttttcttattttcttgatGCGTCTTGTATTTTCATTCCACCATGTTTTGTTTGGCACTTTTAATCATATTCTACTTGCATatgtaaaaataagaaaataaaaccccaatctcaatatattttttttttgataggcaaaagcagaaatatattagaaaatggCACCTTGAGGAAAACCCAacagcatacagggagtatacaaaaggcCCCTTAAGGCACacacaaaagaagagaaaatacaaaacTGACCCTCATTTAGTGCCtagccaataaaaaaaactaagtaaagGAAGAGGACCTTCATTTACAATTGACTTTATCCacacccaaagattacaaacaaaagaatttttcaacctatgAACCGAAAAGTCCTCATTATCGAAAGCAATCATGTTTCTTTCCATCCAAACCGCCCAAAAGAGGCACAACGGGGCTGCCTTCCACACCTTTCTATGCTTCTTTCAAAGATACATATGTGGTAACGTGGTTGGTTCCCTATTTTTCAAGTACTAACCTAACTAGGCATATAGATAACATGAGATGATAACTCATGTGATGTTTGTCGTAAAGGAGTTGTGTTGATTTATATGCAACCAATCATATTCACCTACATCATAAGCGGGGGTTGCAAGGTGTAGTATTTTCCTTAGGAGTCTTCAAAGACCATGTAACAGAAAAAGAACTTGAAGTGTGTAGAGTAGTCTATATCAACAGAAACCAAACTAGTCAAAGACCATATAACAGACAAACTTTCATCAACAAAACTCAAAATGGCAGATGTTACTATGCATGAGGAGCTACCAGCACATGCAACTCGTGCTTTCGGAGTTTTGCGTGCACCCACACCCTTATTTGGCTTCCCACCTCCAGAGTTTCTTGGCCGTGTTAGCATAGTATGGAGTGGACGTTAGAGGTGTTTGAAAACCATAATTCAAATGAAATCAATGTATATCAAATCAAAGTACTTAGTTACCTTGCAGCGATGCTCCGTAAGTTGTTGGACAGTGATTTTACCAAGGTCAGCACCACATTTGCTATGCATATAGGATCTACAACGGAACAACAACAAATCGAAAGAATAATTAATATCGGATGGAGATTAGACCATTAAGGTTTTggtttagtttttttgttaCAAGCTGACAAATTTCTAGTAAAATGACTTATAAAATTAAGCACACGAGGTACGACCCAATTTCACAAGCATGATGACTTATTAATTGAAACATACatcaaaaaacatcttttaaggCATATAGATCATGGCCTTAAATCTAACTCAGAGCCTAactttcaattatatttttctccaaattaataaaaggaaatgaattatttaatcCTCATTTTGTAATTTAAAGACTTAGAAACATGTGCAAAAAATGTGCAAAAAATGTGCAAAAAATTCTACCATGAAATTTTAGGAGGAGAaatataacaacaataataaatctaaaaatcgACATTGTGCAAAATCAATGTCCCGTCCATTAAGCTTTAATGAGTACTTAAATAATTGGAAATATCaattaacaagaaaaaaattgtaaagaaatACACCTCTAATAATAAAGGCATCATCACCAAATCCAATAAAGATTCGACCAACTTTTGCTTACATTTGGACAAGGCAGAGATACTGTGACACTTTGATCATCCAAGTCAAAAACATAAAGATTTCGATATCGagtaaagtaaataaaattttctttaattcctgCATTCTGAACAAGACAACACTTACCTTCATAAAATTGTTTGTTTACCAATGTTTAATTCCACTTGCTTGAAGATTCCTAAGGAAAATACTACACCTTGCAACCCCCGCTTATGATGTAGATGAATATGATTGGGTGCATATAAATCAGCACAATTCCTTTACAGCAAACATCACATGAGTTATCATCTCATGTTATCTATATGCCTAGTTAGGTTAGTCCTTGAAAAATAGGGAACCAACCACGTTACCACATATGTATCTTTGAAACTCTAATGGagacaaacaaagaaaacaaataaatagaggAAAGAGGAGAAAGGATTCCCTCAGAAAAAGTAGCCTTACTAGAAGACATTTTTATGGGGCCTCAGAAGTAAAGCATGCAGTCGGTGAGtcagaagaaacaaaaaactcCAGAAGTAGTTGTTTACACTTGCACTCTCCTTGTAAAAGAGCTGTAgaccaagaaagaaagaaaatgttatcAACTTGATGATGTTTTATCACTTTCAAAGTCACCTCTAAATCTCGTTTTATGAACCTGTCACAACTCGCACCAAGTAATCcaataaatatattatctatATGTCAAAATGCAACATGCTATTTGAAAGAGAAATGAGAGGAGGAAAGTAATGGTTTGGAGTGGATTCAAAATCTCAATAGGGGAGGTTAGAGGCAAGCTTGTTAGAAAAGTTTCAGGAAAGGGGCATAGTTTCTTCCGGTTGGATAAGATTTGGTGAGTTGAGTTTGTCTCGTCTCTTGGAAGGAGTGGAGTTGTGTTGTCACGATGAAGGAGAATGCCTTTATGCAAGGAATGGTTGGAAGGTGGGAGAGTTTTTAGTTTGGAGTACTGCAGTAATGAGGGAGGAAGGTTCATCCTCTGACCAGTGTGATCCATGGGGTCTAAGAGGTTTGTTCTTGTGTTCCCCGAAGGTAAAAGTCTTCTTGGGGGTGGGTTGTTTGGCTGCAGAACTACACAATCTGGGAGTGGATTTTACCTCTTAGACTTTAAAAAATGCTTTGGTAACTAAAGTCCCCTAGAGAAGAGAAGCAAAGCTGATTTTTCATATTAAGTCCTTCATGGATAAGgtggagaaaaggaaaaggagctTTAGGAGAACCAGTTTGGTCTCATATGGAGGACAAGGAAGAGTCCAAGAAACATTGTCTAGTGGGCCAGTGGGAAAATCTTCATGTTTGGCACCAGAGTTGCAGGCATTATAGAGGCGAGCAGTTCATAACTAGTGTCTAAAAGGGGGAGTCAACTTGTCCTTGCTAGGAGGAGCCCTCATCCTATTTGAATCTGGCATAACGAAAGATGCAGAGGAAGTGCTGCTTAGAGGTCTAAGGAGGTTTGCTAACAAATGCCTCTTCTTGGATACATAGATGCCAAAGGAGGGTTGCTTTCCAAGAAACATCCAAGCAAAGGTAGTTTTGGATAGTAGGGCTACCAATGCACTTCTATGACAAGGAGTAATTCAAGTATCTAGGGGATTGTTGTGGTGGGTTTGTTGCATTGGACGAAGACACTACAAAGAAGCAAAATCTTCAATGAGCCACAATTCTTGTGAGATCAAACAACACAAATGCTTTTGATTCTCTTTCGGTGGTGGTGGTGTCATTATGTTGTTCAATTTAGTTATGGTGGGAGATCCCACCATGGATACCGAAGGTTGTAACCAAGAGAATTGGTCAATGATGGGAGGTTAGGGAAGAAGGTGGAGAGAAAGCGTGATGACATCACCCCCTCcccctttttccctttttttgatAGTTTCTAGAGTTAAAAGGACCCTTAAAACATGGGGAAAGTCATTGGCTCTCGTAAGCCAATGCTTTCTAGACCATTTGACAAATGCAGCTGGCTTGGTGGGTTAGGCCTTGTAGCAAAGGAGGACCATAGAGAGAGAGTTGAGATCACTATCATGGGTAGGGGCTAGAGTGGCCTAAGGTGGATCGTTCAaggatctattttttttatggccAAGGTTGTCTTGGACTGGGCCAAGCTAATCACATTGCCCAGGGGCTGCAAGCCAAGCATCATCAAGCAATGAGGAATTCAATAGCCTTTTGTCCTTAGAGGAAGCTCATTTTGGTGGTCATATGAAGGTTGTTAGTTTCAAGATATGGCATCTTTGGAGAGGGGAGTCTTCCACGACCGTGCAAGGGAGAATCCTCAATAGCTGGGTTTCTTGAGAAAGGGTCAGGCAATTCATTGGTTGATGTTGTCATTTCTAAGAGGGATTCCAATAAGGTTAGGCAATTGATATATAGGTAGAGCATCGGGAAGAGGGACATTGGACTCCATGTTTTGCAAGACACTTGAACAATTGGAAGTTGGAAATTTGTGGTGTCTTTTTAAGGTTGCAAGAGAAATTTGTGAGAAGTTCAAGGGTGGTGTGGTTAGGTTTAAGGAATGGTGATTTCTTGGTCAAAACTCTATATTTTTGCTAGAGCCAAGGTGCATGATCCCTTCCCAATATGGAATTTGTGAGTTCCGTCTCTATCTAAAGTGAGCTTGCTTGCTTGGGAAGATTGTCGAGGAAAGGCTTTGACATTAGATTAACTCCAATATAGATAGGATCCACTTAGGCAAATAGTCATCTTTGTAAAAGCTAGGGGTTTATGACACTTGCCATCTTTGTAAAAGCGAGGTGAAATCTATTGATCACATACTCCTTTGTTGCCCTAAAGCAAGGGGTTTATGACacttgccattttttttattcagtgtTGTTTCAGTCCTTATTTGGTTGTGGAGATCCTTAAGTTGGAATAGCTCATTTGTGTGTAGAAAACGCAAGAAGGTCTAGAGACCCACaccattgtgtattttttggactttgtggaaggaaagaaactgAAAAACCATTGAAAATGTGGAACAATCAATTTTATCATTGAATAACTCTTTTGTTAAACATTTGTCGATATGGGTTAGGATGTACATAGTAGAGAGATTAatgcttttatttaattttgtagatTAGGTGGGATCTATATGAGGTTCAATTTTGTAGATTGGGTGGGGTGTAGATGAGGGAGGTAGAGTATTTTGTATCTTCTCTTTCCTGACCTTGTTTGTTGCTTTACTTAGTATACATCCTATGTGCTCTGGTGCATAgcttttttaatatatcttttctTTGCTTACTTATTGACTATCAAATACTAACACCTAATGTTTGAGAGTAAAAAATTCATGTATATCTAGGATTCTAGGATTGTCCTATCAATACAATTTTGTGGACCAAAGGTTAAAGGGCTAGAATCTATGAGGCATCAATGGACTGCATTCACCAAAAGATACAGGGTTAAACAAAGATTGTGTATCGCAACCATCATTTAATACATGTGCCAAACAATAAGATAATTTAGGATCATGGTATCATAATGCTATAGCCATTGCACATTTAATACCTGATCCCCTGCAGTAAGATGATCAAAATTCACCAGAAACAGCAAGTCAGTTTGGAAACTCTGCACCATCCAATAGGCGGACCACCATTTGATCTTGTAACAACGGTGGACCAGTACCCCATTTCTATAATCAAGCCCAAATATGTGAGGTATACAAGATTTGCTCAATGGATCCATAAAATACAAACCTGAAATAGATGACAATGATTTAGAAAGTGAATTAACATCTACTCAAGGTCAAATCAAAGATCATATAGTATTTAGCGATTGGATTAGCATCTGCTCAAAATCTAATCAAAGGTCATACAGTAGAATAGAAAAATAACGTAGGCAATTGAGTTTTGGGGCCATCAAAACTAACAGCCGGTGCGAACATGACAATAAGATGATTCTATGAGACAAAGCTCCTTTTATGACCTACCACTAGGAGAAACCCACTTTGATCCAGTGGAAAGTACTGAACATGAATAAGTATTTGATGCTTTGAAGGAATGAAAAGGGACATAAAATTCTGTGATCAAGCACAGTCCTGGACATATTTTCCCTataattttctctcatttcagaAACATCATTCCACTCAGCTGTATGTTATTGTTGGATGGACTGAATTCCCTGTTCAGCtcttgaataaaacaaaaataaaagaagcagCCAATAAAAAGCTTGAAAGAAAGGATCAACAACACAAAATATCCTCAATATTAGTCCATTTCTCTCACAGGGTACATCCCCATCCCACCATGAGGAAAACTTCAAACTTTAGATGTACAAATATAAACCCTAAAATGCTCATGGTTTCTGGATTAGAATTACTGTAAAAGAatcccaagaaaataaaataaaaaaagagagagaaagaggtgtaaaaagcaaagagaagcaatgAAGCAGATTCATCTTCAACCCAATTTTCCAGACAAGCCCCAGCCCATCCCCAAACTTCATTTCATCTAAACCATGGACATTAAAGACTGAAAAACAACTTCTTAACATGGAATTCTGATGCCCATCTCATGATGGAAACCAAACTCTTCTTTGGCTTGTTGAAGTGAGCTTTGAAATTCAGGATGGGTCAAGAAGCAGATTGGGACAATGCATCTTGTTCTGTTTTCACCAACTTATACTGCAAAATGGCCTTTTGGGATGTCAACCAGAAGGCTTTCTTGGTCATAACCTTGTTTCTTTCCAATGCTGGAGCACCTTTAGAGAATTTGCTGGAGAACTGTTGTTTGAGATAGTTTATTTGGTTTCCTGTGAGACATTTTCTTTGGGTGACAAGCCGATGAACAGGGGGGAAAGAGGTAAGCAACAATAAGAGGCGTGAGATAGAGGAGGTGAAGGTGGTGTGGGTGGATTGAAAGGTTGTATAACGGTATTTATGCTGAGAATTGAGGGAGAAGCCATGTAATGTAGGGTTTTGAGATCAGAGGAGATACCATGGGTGTTTTAGGGTCTTTGAGCATTTAAGGACACGCTGGGAGCCAAACCCATTGGGCTTACTACCTCTTGTTGCCCTTCCAAAGTATAACATGGTCCTCTCTCCCTCAAACATATATGCACAATATTCTCAACTAACTAATATTTTGGTGCTAATGTAGTTCAAAGAGGTGtagttttctaatattttgggTAGTTTTCTAATGTAGTTGaagtaaattataatttttggtaagcatttttcatgtttaattaGGTTTCACTCACTTGGAATAAAAGGAAAGAGGATATTAGGAGTCAAAATTTGAAGATAATAAtttcaatcaaaataaataaataaaattgaagataccttaataaacaaaaaaatttaaaaagaaaagtaagaCCACGTGAAAGCCCTAAAAGGAAGACTTCTTGTTACACCTAGCAAGGCATGGCTTTATACAATAAGTCGGGGGAAAAAAACTTTAATACTATATTGTTAACTAATGACTCAAGAAGCATTGTGTACACTATTTCTGCCTTTTGGTGCAGCGGGTTCTTAGGTAAAAAAATAACGAGGTGTTGTTGAGCTGGCCTAGCAGGTATGGACAAATTTTAGAAGTTTATGGGTTGTTTggcaacattttcaaaaataggt from Vitis riparia cultivar Riparia Gloire de Montpellier isolate 1030 chromosome 8, EGFV_Vit.rip_1.0, whole genome shotgun sequence includes the following:
- the LOC117919940 gene encoding uncharacterized protein LOC117919940, whose translation is MGIRIPCLYFMDPLSKSCIPHIFGLDYRNGVLVHRCYKIKWWSAYWMVQSFQTDLLFLVNFDHLTAGDQLFYKESASVNNYFWSFLFLLTHRLHALLLRPHKNVF